A section of the Humulus lupulus chromosome 2, drHumLupu1.1, whole genome shotgun sequence genome encodes:
- the LOC133818204 gene encoding pescadillo homolog, producing the protein MGKHYRPPGKKKEGNAARYITRSQAVKHLQVNLPVFRKLCILKGVFPREPKKKVKGNHHTYYHLKDIAFLHHEPLLETFRETRVYEKKIKKAKAKKNEERAKRLEKSKPNYKLDRLIRERYPKFLDAIRDLDDCLTMVHLFAALPALEREKIEVRRVHNCRRLSHEWQAYISRSHKLRKVFVSVKGIYYQAEVQGQKVTWLTPHALQQVLSEDIDYNVMLTYLEFNETLLAFVNCHLYHSINVKYPPILDSRLEALAADLYALSRWFAASSRALVDPQASSVSGTEQGQSQHKETSAEESELRLAQLQQQLPSNEPGALMHLVEDVAGEDEEDEDTKECKKLFKNMKFFLSREVPRESLLFVIPAFGGMVSWEGDGAPYDENDEDITHQIVDRPSQTRRILSRDYVQPQWVFDSVNARIILPTEDYLVGRIPPPHLSPFVDNDAEGYVPDYAETIKRLQAAAKNQVLPLPGVGEEDMEDPQSLLAEGVIDRAEANEAAERKRKMTAHQMLYNEEIEKELRSSTSIQTTSVEKMEVGEEPLPDLQQVVEDTTSMSKVMMSRKKRGLLEAITKGKQRKKDQINLLKERKRKVEEGQKSN; encoded by the exons ATGGGAAAGCATTACAGACCTCCG GGAAAAAAGAAGGAAGGAAACGCCGCCAGGTACATCACCAGGTCGCAGGCTGTCAAGCATCTTCAAGTCAATCTACCTGTTTTCAG GAAATTATGCATACTCAAGGGTGTTTTCCCCCGGGAGCCAAAGAAGAAGGTGAAAGGAAATCACCACACTTATTATCACTTGAAGGATATTGCATTTCTTCATCATGAACCTTTACTTGAGACATTTAGAGAAACAAGGGTTTATGAAAAGAAGATTAAAAAAGCCAAGGCAAAGAAGAATGAGGAACGTGCAAAGCGGCTAGAAAAATCTAAACCCAATTACAAACTTGATAGACTTATTCGAGAGAG GTATCCAAAATTTCTTGATGCAATTAGAGATTTGGATGACTGTCTTACTATGGTACATCTCTTTGCGGCTTTACCTGCATTAGAGAGGGAAAAAATTGAAGTAAGACGTGTCCATAACTGTCGAAG GTTGAGTCATGAGTGGCAAGCATACATCTCCCGTTCTCATAAATTGCGTAAGGTCTTTGTATCTGTGAAAGGAATATATTATCAG GCAGAAGTTCAGGGACAAAAGGTCACTTGGTTGACCCCTCATGCCTTGCAGCAAGTTTTGTCTGAAGACATTGATTACAATGTCATGCTAACATATCTAGAATTCAACGAG ACTCTTCTTGCCTTTGTGAATTGTCATCTTTATCATTCCATAAATGTAAAGTATCCACCAATCCTTGATTCTCGGCTGGAAGCGTTAGCAGCCG ATCTTTATGCGCTATCTAGATGGTTTGCTGCTAGCTCTAGAGCTTTGGTAGATCCTCAGGCTTCTAGTGTGTCTGGTACTGAACAGGGCCAAAGCCAGCATAAAGAGACATCAGCTGAAGAGTCTGAATTAAGATTAGCACAACTTCAGCAGCAACTTCCTTCCAATGAACCTGGTGCTTTGATGCATCTTGTTGAAGATGTTGCTGGTGAGGATGAAGAGGATGAAGACACAAAGGAATGCAAGAAACTTTTTAAAAACATGAAATTCTTCTTGAGCCGTGAG GTTCCTCGAGAGTCACTGCTGTTTGTTATTCCTGCTTTTGGTGGTATGGTATCCTGGGAGGGAGACGGGGCTCCATATGATGAGAACGATGAAGATATTACCCATCAG ATTGTTGACAGACCATCTCAGACTCGTAGAATTCTTTCCAGAGATTATGTTCAACCACAATGGGTTTTTGATTCTGTAAATGCACGGATCATTTTGCCGACTGAGGATTATTTGGTTGGAAG GATTCCACCTCCACACTTGTCACCTTTCGTTGACAATGATGCAGAAGGTTATGTGCCAGATTATGCCGAGACCATTAAAAGATTGCAGGCTGCAGCCAAAAATCAAGTCCTTCCATTGCCAGGTGTGGGCGAAGAAGATATGGAAGATCCTCAGAGTTTACTGGCTGAAGGTGTAATAGATAGGGCAGAGGCTAATGAAGCTGCTGAGAGGAAGCGAAAG ATGACTGCCCATCAAATGCTGTATAATGAGGAAATTGAGAAGGAACTTCGATCATCAACTTCAATTCAAACTACTTCCGTTGAAAAGATGGAAGTTGGGGAGGAACCTCTTCCTGATCTTCAACAAGTTGTGGAGGATACTACTAGCATGTCTAAGGTTATGATGTCCCGTAAAAAGAGAGGTCTTCTTGAGGCCATAACG AAAGGCAAGCAACGAAAGAAGGACCAGATTAATCTTCTCAAGGAACGGAAGAGAAAAGTTGAAGAAGGTCAAAAGTCCAACTAA